In Scleropages formosus chromosome 10, fSclFor1.1, whole genome shotgun sequence, a single genomic region encodes these proteins:
- the eif4g1a gene encoding eukaryotic translation initiation factor 4 gamma 1 isoform X7 encodes MSGGRTTSTPTPPQSALGLDASSIQTNGENMGPASIQLDEQVKPAPCVAVPLPSKSPELQKADVSSTASTLSEDEMYTDTKVALSPDVPVPPGEMPDNTNVPTNGSTAPVSDSIDASTGPLTNIAPQQDATVATETAIESPVANVEPSTDEEPETVEKKAGEVLLEPEQLVVEMPLAANGVEPASTPEQVESPPPQPEAPLESPIAEPEELQLVNGMSAIGSRVATCTPEFPTVCDVSPIAEPDVPQAQTPPLVVPMPPIIPAADVTPLLETPAPVAESTVTATTTDAAPAVSEREDTPSPQSSPAGETSMQAAVSVPKKKRKMKDLNKKEAVGDLLDAFKEEQVVDTRPESEESQTLAPPVDAEESHPAPPTAEEVDETWEEKEDKLDAENIEPKAHKPSDQKYQYKEEQWKPINPEEKKKYDREFLLGFQFISASMHKPEGLPQISDVVLDKANKTPLRPLDPSRLTGMNCSPDFTPSFANLGRPVGSRGPPSVMGGPRRSQQGQRKEPRKIIASVSLNDDVQLNKAKKAWKPTVRKQVASTEEGDDPEMLRTQELFRRVRSILNKLTPQMFQQLMKQVTELTIDTEERLKGVIDLIFEKAISEPNFSVAYANMCRCLMGLKVSTTDKPGTTVNFRKLLLNRCQKEFEKDKDDDEVFEKKQKELDAATGEEEKQRLKEELEEAKDKARRRSLGNIKFIGELFKLRMLTEPIMHDCIVKLLKNHDEESLECLCRLLSTIGKDLDFEKAKPRMDQYFNQMEKIIKERKTSSRIRFMLQDVLDLRRNNWVPRRGDQGPKTIEQIHKEAELEEHREQIKVQQQLLSKKDVRSSGRSGLHPSGGRSSLPQDEGWNTVPISKNRPIDTSRLSKITKPGAVDFNNQLLAPGGKGSWGSWGKGSSGGSGSKTESASDSARPATSTLNRFSALQQSSSSSTMSSSDSDRRLPQRTSSSRDRGERSDRFDRADRLDRGGDRFDRRDGRGPDRGDRNRPPVTKRSYSRETDDRSRERERGPTDPVRRVSSMTEERDRSSRDRARSKETVKREATPTAAPAPPKPSMSEEELEKKSTAIIEEYLHINDMKEALQCVQELNCPTLLFVFVRIGIESTLERSTIAREHMGLLLHQLVKAGILSSEQYYRGLREILEVAEDMAIDIPHIWLYLAEIITPMLHEGGIAMGPLFRELSKPLVPLGKAGVLLVEILTLLCKGMSHKKAGTLWREAGLSWKDFLPADEDVNKFVTEKKVEFTLGEDSEKMSAKELSPEEISKQLDRLFQEKADNQRVFDWVEANLDEQQIASNAFVRAVMTSVCQSAIICENPYKVDAVQITQRAKLLQKYLSDEQKELQALYALQALMVKMEQPANLLRMFFDTLYDEDVIKEDAFYKWESSKDPAEQQGKGVALKSVTAFFTWLREAEDESDNS; translated from the exons ATGTCGGGAGGCCGAACTACatccaccccaacccccccacag TCTGCTCTCGGCTTGGATGCCAGCAGCATACAGACCAACGGTGAGAACATGGGTCCTGCTTCCATCCAGCTGG ATGAACAAGTGAAACCTGCGCCTTGTGTGGCTGTCCCCCTGCCATCAAAGAGCCCCGAGCTCCAAAAGGCTGATGTGAGCTCCACGGCGTCCACCCTTTCTGAGGATGAAATGTACACGGACACCAAGGTGGCGCTCTCACCAGACGTGCCTGTTCCCCCCGGAGAGATGCCTGACAACACTAATGTCCCCACTAATGGCTCCACTGCGCCGGTGAGCGACAGCATTGATGCCTCCACAGGTCCCCTCACTAACATCGCCCCTCAGCAGGATGCCACTGTTGCCACGGAGACAGCTATTGAGTCTCCAGTTGCCAACGTGGAGCCAAGCACTGATGAGGAGCCGGAGACGGTGGAAAAGAAGGCAGGGGAGGTGCTGCTCGAACCTGAGCAGCTTGTTGTGGAGATGCCCTTGGCTGCTAATGGCGTGGAGCCTGCCTCCACCCCGGAACAAGTGGaaagcccccctccccagccaGAGGCCCCCCTGGAGTCTCCCATTGCTGAGCCtgaggagctgcagctggtCAACGGCATGTCTGCCATAGGGTCCCGGGTCGCAACTTGCACCCCTGAGTTCCCAACAGTGTGTGACGTGAGCCCCATCGCCGAACCCGATGTCCCGCAGGCGCAGACACCCCCTCTTGTGGTGCCAATGCCACCAATCATTCCCGCAGCGGATGTTACGCCACTTTTGGAAACGCCAGCTCCAGTTGCAGAGTCTACAGTGACCGCAACGACCACAGACGCAGCTCCAGCAGTGAGTGAGAGGGAGGATACACCGTCACCACAGAGCTCCCCTGCAGGGGAGACCTCTATGcaag CTGCTGTCTCTGTGccaaagaagaagaggaagatgaaggaCTTGAACAAAAAGGAGGCTGTTGGAGATCTCTTGGATGCCTTCAAAGAG GAGCAGGTAGTAGACACCCGCCCGGAGTCAGAGGAGTCCCAAACCCTGGCTCCCCCTGTAGATGCTGAAGAGTCTCACCCAGCCCCTCCCACTGCTGAAGAAGTGGATGAAACCTGGGAGGAAAAGGAAGACAAGCTGGATGCTGAAAACATCGAACCGAAGGCCCACAAGCCTTCGGATCAAAAGTACCAGTATAAAGAAG AGCAATGGAAGCCCATAAACccagaagagaagaagaaatatGACCGTGAATTCCTGCTGGGCTTTCAGTTCATCAGTGCCAGCATGCACAAGCCTGAAGGGCTGCCACAGATCAGCGACGTGGTCCTGGACAAG GCCAACAAGACACCCCTGCGACCTCTGGATCCCAGCCGCCTGACGGGCATGAACTGCAGCCCAGATTTCACGCCATCTTTCGCGAACCTCGGAAGGCCTGTCGGCAGCCGCGGCCCA CCTTCTGTGATGGGGGGCCCCCGTCGTTCTCAGCAGGGTCAGCGCAAGGAGCCTCGTAAGATCATAGCCAGTGTGTCACTCAATGACGACGTGCAGTTGAACAAGGCGAAGAAGGCCTGGAAGCCCACCGTACGGAAGCAAGTCGCCAGCACCGAGGAGGGCGATGATCCTGAGATGCTGCGCACACAAGAGCTCTTCCGCCGCGTCAGGAGTATCCTCAACAAGCTTACGCCCCAGATGTTCCAGCAGCTGATGAAGCAGGTGACCGAGCTCACCATCGACACGGAGGAGCGGCTCAAGGGCGTTATCGACCTCATCTTTGAGAAGGCCATCTCGGAGCCCAACTTCTCCGTCGCCTACGCCAACATGTGCCGTTGCCTCATGGGG CTCAAAGTCTCCACCACCGACAAGCCGGGAACCACTGTGAACTTCCGCAAGCTGCTGCTCAACCGCTGCCAGAAGGAGTTTGAAAAGGACAAGGATGATGATGAGGTCtttgagaagaagcagaaggagcTGGATGCTGCGACTGGG GAAGAGGAGAAGCAGCGTCTCAAGGAGGAGCTTGAGGAGGCCAAGGACAAGGCGAGGCGGCGGTCGCTCGGCAATATTAAGTTCATCGGTGAGCTTTTCAAGTTGAGGATGCTCACGGAGCCCATCATGCATGACTGCATTGTCAAGCTTCTGAAGAACCACGACGAGGAGTCGCTTGAGTGCCTCTGCCGCCTTCTCTCCACTATTGGCAAGGATCTGGACTTTGAGAAGGCCAAG CCACGTATGGACCAGTATTTCAACCAGATGGAGAAGATCATCAAGGAGAGGAAGACTTCGTCCCGAATCCGCTTCATGCTGCAGGACGTGCTGGACCTCAGACGG AACAACTGGGTCCCAAGGAGGGGTGACCAGGGGCCGAAGACCATTGAGCAGATTCACAAGGAAGCcgagctggaggagcacaggGAGCAAATCAAGGttcagcagcagctcctgtcCAAGAAGGACGTCCGCAGCAGTGGTCGGAGTGGCCTCCACCCATCAGGAGGACGCAGCAGTCTGCCACAGGATGAGGGCTGGAACACGGTGCCCATCTCCAAAAACCGGCCTATTGACACTAGTCGCCTCAGCAAGATCACCAAG CCTGGAGCTGTAGACTTCAACAACCAGCTTCTTGCCCCTGGGGGCAAGGGTTCGTGGGGTAGCTGGGGCAAGGGCAGCAGTGGTGGCTCTGGTTCCAAGACTGAATCAG CCTCTGATTCAGCACGCCCTGCCACGAGCACTCTGAACCGTTTCTCAGCGCTGCAGCAGTCCTCTTCATCTTCCACAATGTCGTCCTCTGACTCCGACCGCAGGCTCCCTCAGAG GACCAGTTCCAGCCGTGACCGTGGGGAGCGCAGTGACCGCTTTGACCGTGCGGATCGCCTGGACCGTGGCGGTGACCGCTTCGATCGCCGTGACGGCAGAGGTCCAGATAGAGGCGATAGAAACCGCCCACCTGTCACCAAGAGGAGCTACAGCAGGGAGACGGACGACCGCAGCAGAGAACGGGAGCGTGGCCCCACCGACCCCGTGCGCCGCGTGTCCAGCATGACTGAGGAACGCGACCGCAGCAGCCGCGACCGGGCCAGGAGCAAGGAGACGG TGAAACGGGAGGCCACGCCCACTGCAGCGCCTGCCCCCCCCAAGCCTTCCATGAGTgaggaagagctggagaagAAGTCGACCGCCATCATTGAGGAGTACCTGCACATCAATGACATGAAG GAGgcactgcagtgtgtgcaggAGCTAAACTGCCCAACACTCCTTTTCGTGTTTGTGCGAATCGGCATCGAGTCGACGCTCGAGCGCAGCACTATCGCCCGCGAGCACATgggcctgctgctccaccaaCTGGTGAAGGCAGGAATCCTGTCCTCGGAGCAGTACTACCGCGG GCTGCGTGAGATCCTGGAGGTGGCTGAGGACATGGCCATCGACATCCCCCACATCTGGCTGTACCTGGCCGAGATCATCACCCCGATGCTGCACGAGGGGGGCATTGCCATGGGTCCGCTCTTCAG GGAGCTGTCGAAGCCTCTTGTCCCACTAGGGAAGGCAGGGGTGCTGCTGGTGGAGATCCTTACCTTATTGTGCAAGGGAATG AGCCATAAGAAAGCTGGCACACTGTGGAGAGAAGCAGGCCTGAGCTGGAAAGACTTCCTGCCAGCAGATGAGGATGTGAACAAGTTTGTGACAGAGAAG AAAGTGGAGTTCACACTGGGGGAGGACTCCGAGAAGATGAGCGCAAAAGAGCTGTCGCCTGAGGAGATCAGCAAACAGCTGGACAGGCTCTTCCAGGAGAAGGCGGACAATCAGCGTGTGTTTGACTGGGTTGAG GCCAACCTGGACGAGCAGCAGATCGCCTCCAATGCGTTTGTGCGTGCCGTGATGACCTCTGTGTGTCAATCGGCCATCATCT GTGAGAACCCCTACAAGGTGGATGCAGTGCAGATTACCCAGAGGGCCAAGCTTTTGCAGAAGTACTTGAGCGACGAGCAGAAGGAGCTGCAGGCGCTCTACGCTCTCCAAGCCCTCATGGTGAAGATGGAGCAGCCAGCGA ACCTGCTGCGGATGTTCTTCGACACGCTGTATGACGAGGACGTCATCAAGGAGGACGCCTTCTACAAGTGGGAATCGAGCAAAGACCCTGCCGAGCAGCAGGGCAAAGGCGTCGCCCTCAAGTCCGTCACGGCCTTCTTCACCTGGCTGCGGGAGGCCGAGGACGAGTCTGACAACAGCTAG
- the eif4g1a gene encoding eukaryotic translation initiation factor 4 gamma 1 isoform X1, with protein sequence MNKAPQPIAGPPAAPHPAPSPGLSQATYPPGQPPSVVFGPPPPQMNTAPQPRQGGFRSLQPFYQNRPTLPSSTPRVPASGSARSVAPTHVYQHNSPMVMIPQQSLTFSNSQAPAYFIPSGQQYRSTYVTATQQYPVATGTPSFYPGSSPAEYGTYGAYYSPQPQYPPSVPAAPVMMNPPQQQQQQPPPPQQIPTKRERKQIRIRDPNQGGRDITEEIMSGGRTTSTPTPPQSALGLDASSIQTNGENMGPASIQLDEQVKPAPCVAVPLPSKSPELQKADVSSTASTLSEDEMYTDTKVALSPDVPVPPGEMPDNTNVPTNGSTAPVSDSIDASTGPLTNIAPQQDATVATETAIESPVANVEPSTDEEPETVEKKAGEVLLEPEQLVVEMPLAANGVEPASTPEQVESPPPQPEAPLESPIAEPEELQLVNGMSAIGSRVATCTPEFPTVCDVSPIAEPDVPQAQTPPLVVPMPPIIPAADVTPLLETPAPVAESTVTATTTDAAPAVSEREDTPSPQSSPAGETSMQAAVSVPKKKRKMKDLNKKEAVGDLLDAFKEEQVVDTRPESEESQTLAPPVDAEESHPAPPTAEEVDETWEEKEDKLDAENIEPKAHKPSDQKYQYKEEQWKPINPEEKKKYDREFLLGFQFISASMHKPEGLPQISDVVLDKANKTPLRPLDPSRLTGMNCSPDFTPSFANLGRPVGSRGPPSVMGGPRRSQQGQRKEPRKIIASVSLNDDVQLNKAKKAWKPTVRKQVASTEEGDDPEMLRTQELFRRVRSILNKLTPQMFQQLMKQVTELTIDTEERLKGVIDLIFEKAISEPNFSVAYANMCRCLMGLKVSTTDKPGTTVNFRKLLLNRCQKEFEKDKDDDEVFEKKQKELDAATGEEEKQRLKEELEEAKDKARRRSLGNIKFIGELFKLRMLTEPIMHDCIVKLLKNHDEESLECLCRLLSTIGKDLDFEKAKPRMDQYFNQMEKIIKERKTSSRIRFMLQDVLDLRRNNWVPRRGDQGPKTIEQIHKEAELEEHREQIKVQQQLLSKKDVRSSGRSGLHPSGGRSSLPQDEGWNTVPISKNRPIDTSRLSKITKPGAVDFNNQLLAPGGKGSWGSWGKGSSGGSGSKTESASDSARPATSTLNRFSALQQSSSSSTMSSSDSDRRLPQRTSSSRDRGERSDRFDRADRLDRGGDRFDRRDGRGPDRGDRNRPPVTKRSYSRETDDRSRERERGPTDPVRRVSSMTEERDRSSRDRARSKETVKREATPTAAPAPPKPSMSEEELEKKSTAIIEEYLHINDMKEALQCVQELNCPTLLFVFVRIGIESTLERSTIAREHMGLLLHQLVKAGILSSEQYYRGLREILEVAEDMAIDIPHIWLYLAEIITPMLHEGGIAMGPLFRELSKPLVPLGKAGVLLVEILTLLCKGMSHKKAGTLWREAGLSWKDFLPADEDVNKFVTEKKVEFTLGEDSEKMSAKELSPEEISKQLDRLFQEKADNQRVFDWVEANLDEQQIASNAFVRAVMTSVCQSAIICENPYKVDAVQITQRAKLLQKYLSDEQKELQALYALQALMVKMEQPANLLRMFFDTLYDEDVIKEDAFYKWESSKDPAEQQGKGVALKSVTAFFTWLREAEDESDNS encoded by the exons ATGAATAAAGCCCCGCAACCTATAGCAGGACCCCCCGcagccccacaccctgccccctcccctgGACTCTCACAG GCCACCTATCCTCCTGGACAGCCCCCTTCTGTCGTCTTtggccccccacccccacagatGAACACAGCACCGCAGCCTCGTCAG GGAGGATTCAGATCACTGCAG CCATTCTACCAGAACCGGCCCACACTGCCCAGCAGCACCCCACGGGTCCCAGCCAGCGGCTCGGCGCGGTCTGTGGCCCCCACACACGTTTACCAGCACAACTCGCCGATGGTGATGATTCCTCAACAGTCTCTGACCTTCAGCAACTCCCAGGCCCCTGCCTACTTCATCCCTTCCGGGCAG CAGTACCGATCGACCTATGTGACTGCGACACAGCAGTACCCAGTTGCCACGGGAACACCCAGCTTCTACCCTGGATCCAGCCCGGCAGAATATGGTACATATG GAGCCTACTATTCGCCCCAGCCACAGTACCCCCCTTCAGTGCCAGCAGCACCAGTCATGATGAACcccccacagcagcagcagcagcagccacccCCACCACAGCAGATCCCCACCAAGAGGGAACGCAAGCAG ATTAGAATACGCGACCCTAACCAGGGAGGGCGTGACATCACAGAAGAGATCATGTCGGGAGGCCGAACTACatccaccccaacccccccacag TCTGCTCTCGGCTTGGATGCCAGCAGCATACAGACCAACGGTGAGAACATGGGTCCTGCTTCCATCCAGCTGG ATGAACAAGTGAAACCTGCGCCTTGTGTGGCTGTCCCCCTGCCATCAAAGAGCCCCGAGCTCCAAAAGGCTGATGTGAGCTCCACGGCGTCCACCCTTTCTGAGGATGAAATGTACACGGACACCAAGGTGGCGCTCTCACCAGACGTGCCTGTTCCCCCCGGAGAGATGCCTGACAACACTAATGTCCCCACTAATGGCTCCACTGCGCCGGTGAGCGACAGCATTGATGCCTCCACAGGTCCCCTCACTAACATCGCCCCTCAGCAGGATGCCACTGTTGCCACGGAGACAGCTATTGAGTCTCCAGTTGCCAACGTGGAGCCAAGCACTGATGAGGAGCCGGAGACGGTGGAAAAGAAGGCAGGGGAGGTGCTGCTCGAACCTGAGCAGCTTGTTGTGGAGATGCCCTTGGCTGCTAATGGCGTGGAGCCTGCCTCCACCCCGGAACAAGTGGaaagcccccctccccagccaGAGGCCCCCCTGGAGTCTCCCATTGCTGAGCCtgaggagctgcagctggtCAACGGCATGTCTGCCATAGGGTCCCGGGTCGCAACTTGCACCCCTGAGTTCCCAACAGTGTGTGACGTGAGCCCCATCGCCGAACCCGATGTCCCGCAGGCGCAGACACCCCCTCTTGTGGTGCCAATGCCACCAATCATTCCCGCAGCGGATGTTACGCCACTTTTGGAAACGCCAGCTCCAGTTGCAGAGTCTACAGTGACCGCAACGACCACAGACGCAGCTCCAGCAGTGAGTGAGAGGGAGGATACACCGTCACCACAGAGCTCCCCTGCAGGGGAGACCTCTATGcaag CTGCTGTCTCTGTGccaaagaagaagaggaagatgaaggaCTTGAACAAAAAGGAGGCTGTTGGAGATCTCTTGGATGCCTTCAAAGAG GAGCAGGTAGTAGACACCCGCCCGGAGTCAGAGGAGTCCCAAACCCTGGCTCCCCCTGTAGATGCTGAAGAGTCTCACCCAGCCCCTCCCACTGCTGAAGAAGTGGATGAAACCTGGGAGGAAAAGGAAGACAAGCTGGATGCTGAAAACATCGAACCGAAGGCCCACAAGCCTTCGGATCAAAAGTACCAGTATAAAGAAG AGCAATGGAAGCCCATAAACccagaagagaagaagaaatatGACCGTGAATTCCTGCTGGGCTTTCAGTTCATCAGTGCCAGCATGCACAAGCCTGAAGGGCTGCCACAGATCAGCGACGTGGTCCTGGACAAG GCCAACAAGACACCCCTGCGACCTCTGGATCCCAGCCGCCTGACGGGCATGAACTGCAGCCCAGATTTCACGCCATCTTTCGCGAACCTCGGAAGGCCTGTCGGCAGCCGCGGCCCA CCTTCTGTGATGGGGGGCCCCCGTCGTTCTCAGCAGGGTCAGCGCAAGGAGCCTCGTAAGATCATAGCCAGTGTGTCACTCAATGACGACGTGCAGTTGAACAAGGCGAAGAAGGCCTGGAAGCCCACCGTACGGAAGCAAGTCGCCAGCACCGAGGAGGGCGATGATCCTGAGATGCTGCGCACACAAGAGCTCTTCCGCCGCGTCAGGAGTATCCTCAACAAGCTTACGCCCCAGATGTTCCAGCAGCTGATGAAGCAGGTGACCGAGCTCACCATCGACACGGAGGAGCGGCTCAAGGGCGTTATCGACCTCATCTTTGAGAAGGCCATCTCGGAGCCCAACTTCTCCGTCGCCTACGCCAACATGTGCCGTTGCCTCATGGGG CTCAAAGTCTCCACCACCGACAAGCCGGGAACCACTGTGAACTTCCGCAAGCTGCTGCTCAACCGCTGCCAGAAGGAGTTTGAAAAGGACAAGGATGATGATGAGGTCtttgagaagaagcagaaggagcTGGATGCTGCGACTGGG GAAGAGGAGAAGCAGCGTCTCAAGGAGGAGCTTGAGGAGGCCAAGGACAAGGCGAGGCGGCGGTCGCTCGGCAATATTAAGTTCATCGGTGAGCTTTTCAAGTTGAGGATGCTCACGGAGCCCATCATGCATGACTGCATTGTCAAGCTTCTGAAGAACCACGACGAGGAGTCGCTTGAGTGCCTCTGCCGCCTTCTCTCCACTATTGGCAAGGATCTGGACTTTGAGAAGGCCAAG CCACGTATGGACCAGTATTTCAACCAGATGGAGAAGATCATCAAGGAGAGGAAGACTTCGTCCCGAATCCGCTTCATGCTGCAGGACGTGCTGGACCTCAGACGG AACAACTGGGTCCCAAGGAGGGGTGACCAGGGGCCGAAGACCATTGAGCAGATTCACAAGGAAGCcgagctggaggagcacaggGAGCAAATCAAGGttcagcagcagctcctgtcCAAGAAGGACGTCCGCAGCAGTGGTCGGAGTGGCCTCCACCCATCAGGAGGACGCAGCAGTCTGCCACAGGATGAGGGCTGGAACACGGTGCCCATCTCCAAAAACCGGCCTATTGACACTAGTCGCCTCAGCAAGATCACCAAG CCTGGAGCTGTAGACTTCAACAACCAGCTTCTTGCCCCTGGGGGCAAGGGTTCGTGGGGTAGCTGGGGCAAGGGCAGCAGTGGTGGCTCTGGTTCCAAGACTGAATCAG CCTCTGATTCAGCACGCCCTGCCACGAGCACTCTGAACCGTTTCTCAGCGCTGCAGCAGTCCTCTTCATCTTCCACAATGTCGTCCTCTGACTCCGACCGCAGGCTCCCTCAGAG GACCAGTTCCAGCCGTGACCGTGGGGAGCGCAGTGACCGCTTTGACCGTGCGGATCGCCTGGACCGTGGCGGTGACCGCTTCGATCGCCGTGACGGCAGAGGTCCAGATAGAGGCGATAGAAACCGCCCACCTGTCACCAAGAGGAGCTACAGCAGGGAGACGGACGACCGCAGCAGAGAACGGGAGCGTGGCCCCACCGACCCCGTGCGCCGCGTGTCCAGCATGACTGAGGAACGCGACCGCAGCAGCCGCGACCGGGCCAGGAGCAAGGAGACGG TGAAACGGGAGGCCACGCCCACTGCAGCGCCTGCCCCCCCCAAGCCTTCCATGAGTgaggaagagctggagaagAAGTCGACCGCCATCATTGAGGAGTACCTGCACATCAATGACATGAAG GAGgcactgcagtgtgtgcaggAGCTAAACTGCCCAACACTCCTTTTCGTGTTTGTGCGAATCGGCATCGAGTCGACGCTCGAGCGCAGCACTATCGCCCGCGAGCACATgggcctgctgctccaccaaCTGGTGAAGGCAGGAATCCTGTCCTCGGAGCAGTACTACCGCGG GCTGCGTGAGATCCTGGAGGTGGCTGAGGACATGGCCATCGACATCCCCCACATCTGGCTGTACCTGGCCGAGATCATCACCCCGATGCTGCACGAGGGGGGCATTGCCATGGGTCCGCTCTTCAG GGAGCTGTCGAAGCCTCTTGTCCCACTAGGGAAGGCAGGGGTGCTGCTGGTGGAGATCCTTACCTTATTGTGCAAGGGAATG AGCCATAAGAAAGCTGGCACACTGTGGAGAGAAGCAGGCCTGAGCTGGAAAGACTTCCTGCCAGCAGATGAGGATGTGAACAAGTTTGTGACAGAGAAG AAAGTGGAGTTCACACTGGGGGAGGACTCCGAGAAGATGAGCGCAAAAGAGCTGTCGCCTGAGGAGATCAGCAAACAGCTGGACAGGCTCTTCCAGGAGAAGGCGGACAATCAGCGTGTGTTTGACTGGGTTGAG GCCAACCTGGACGAGCAGCAGATCGCCTCCAATGCGTTTGTGCGTGCCGTGATGACCTCTGTGTGTCAATCGGCCATCATCT GTGAGAACCCCTACAAGGTGGATGCAGTGCAGATTACCCAGAGGGCCAAGCTTTTGCAGAAGTACTTGAGCGACGAGCAGAAGGAGCTGCAGGCGCTCTACGCTCTCCAAGCCCTCATGGTGAAGATGGAGCAGCCAGCGA ACCTGCTGCGGATGTTCTTCGACACGCTGTATGACGAGGACGTCATCAAGGAGGACGCCTTCTACAAGTGGGAATCGAGCAAAGACCCTGCCGAGCAGCAGGGCAAAGGCGTCGCCCTCAAGTCCGTCACGGCCTTCTTCACCTGGCTGCGGGAGGCCGAGGACGAGTCTGACAACAGCTAG